A region of Argentina anserina chromosome 5, drPotAnse1.1, whole genome shotgun sequence DNA encodes the following proteins:
- the LOC126794688 gene encoding DEAD-box ATP-dependent RNA helicase 5, giving the protein MGRKLKDPSTLTDPDAQEAANNHREAKAEKKKKKNKHSKHTNEEEEEEHHQLSPPKRKLEEENSDSKKKKKKQKKSKESEEEEPKGNGAVAVVVEESNSTDAVVMVTGKDSDEAKYKPLDSFAESKLPSEVLQCCVNFKKPSPIQSRAWPFLLDGRDFIGIAKTGSGKTLAFGIPAINQVLNKRNGKFSRGRYPLCLVLAPTRELAQQISDVLVEAGKSCGVESVCLYGGTSKGPQISSLKSGVDIVIGTPGRLKDLIEMGLCCLQEVSFAVLDEADRMLDMGFEPEVRYILGQTCSSRQMVMFSATWPPSVHQLAQEFMDPNPVKVVVGSEDLAANHDVLQIVEVLDDRSRDARLAALLEKYHKSKGNRVLVFVLYKMEATRVENMLQRGGWKVCSIHGDKAQNQRTQALSLFKQGSCPLMIATDVAARGLDIPDVEVVINYSFPLTTEDYVHRIGRTGRAGKKGVAHTFFTHHNKGLAGELVNVLREAGQTVPADLLKFGTHVKKKESKLYGAHFREISADAPKAKKITFVDSDED; this is encoded by the exons ATGGGTCGCAAGCTCAAAGACCCCTCTACTCTCACCGACCCAGATGCCCAGGAAGCCGCCAACAACCACCGCGAAGCCAAAGccgagaagaagaagaagaaaaacaagcaCAGCAAACACAcaaacgaagaagaagaagaagaacaccaCCAGCTCAGCCCTCCCAAACGAAAATTGGAGGAAGAAAACTCAGAttctaagaagaagaagaagaagcagaagaaaTCGAAAGAGAGCGAAGAAGAAGAGCCCAAGGGAAATGGAGCTGtggcggtggtggtggaggagagTAACTCTACTGATGCCGTTGTGATGGTTACTGGGAAAGATTCTGATGAAGCCAAGTACAAGCCATTGGATTCGTTTGCGGAGTCGAAGTTGCCGAGTGAGGTTCTACAGTGCTGTGTGAATTTCAAGAAGCCGTCGCCGATTCAGTCACGTGCGTGGCCGTTTTTGCTGGACGGTCGTGATTTTATCGGGATTGCGAAAACCGGGTCTG GTAAGACTTTGGCGTTTGGGATACCAGCGATTAATCAGGTCTTGAATAAGAGGAATGGCAAGTTTTCGAGGGGGCGGTATCCTCTTTGTCTTGTGCTTGCGCCGACGAGGGAGCTGGCTCAACAA ATTTCAGATGTGCTTGTTGAGGCTGGGAAATCATGTGGGGTGGAATCAGTTTGTTTGTATGGAGGAACATCTAAAGGACCTCAAATATCTTCTCTGAAATCTGGTGTG GACATTGTTATTGGTACACCTGGTCGTTTGAAGGATCTCATTGAAATGGGTTTGTGTTGCCTTCAGGAAGTATCTTTTGCG GTCCTTGATGAAGCAGATAGAATGCTTGACATGGGATTCGAACCTGAAGTCCGCTATATACTGGGACAGACATGCTCAT CTCGCCAAATGGTGATGTTCAGTGCGACCTGGCCTCCATCAGTTCATCAGCTAGCTCAAGAGTTCATGGATCCTAATCCAGTTAAG GTGGTTGTTGGTTCAGAGGATTTAGCTGCCAATCATGATGTCCTGCAGATAGTTGAG GTTTTAGATGATCGATCTCGTGATGCACGTTTGGCTGCTTTGCTGGAAAAGTACCACAAATCAAAAGG GAATAgagttttggtttttgttttgtacaaAATGGAAGCTACTCGTGTTGAGAATATGCTGCAAAGAGG GGGTTGGAAGGTCTGTTCTATACATGGTGATAAAGCACAAAATCAGCGCACACAGGCACTATCTCTATTTAAGCAGGGAAGCTGTCCCTTGATG ATAGCTACTGATGTGGCTGCTCGAGGATTGGATATCCCAGATGTGGAGGTGGTGATTAACTATAGTTTTCCACTCACTACTGAGGATTACGTCCACAGAATTGGGCGCACTGGACGGGCCGGTAAGAAGGGTGTCGCTCATACCTTTTTCACACATCACAACAAG GGACTTGCTGGGGAGCTGGTCAATGTTCTCAGGGAAGCTGGGCAAACTGTGCCAGCTGACTTGTTAAAATTTGGCACTCATGTAAAGAAAAAG GAGTCCAAACTTTATGGGGCTCACTTCAGAGAAATTTCCGCCGATGCTCCAAAGGCTAAAAAGATTACATTCGTCGACTCTGATGAAGACTAA